The DNA window CGCAGGTGCCCGTGGCGGAGGCGGAGCAGCCGGAGCCGCTCGCGGTGCAGACGGCGCGGCCTCGGATTCCGCTGGCGCAGGAGATTCGTGAGCTGGAGCGCAAGCGGATGGTGGAAGCGCTGGAGGCGTCCGAGGGGGTCCAGACGCGTGCGGCGGAAATGATAGGAATGCCGATTCGCACGTTCTCATTCAAGTTGAAGCAATTCGGACTTCATCCACGAGTCACCCGCCGAGGTTCCTCAACGGAATGAGTACGCCGCCCGGGCCGCTGGAGCCACCGCGCGAGTTCGAGGAGTACCAGGTCCTGCGGCGGCTGGGGCGCGGCGCCATGGGACAGGTCTTCCTGGCGCGGGACACGCTCCTGGACCGGTTGGTGGCGGTGAAGTTCATCGCGACGCCGGGGGGTGGGTTGCCGGACGCGGTGGCGCGGGCGCGGTTCTTCCAGGAGGCCCGGGCAATTGCCCGGCTGCAGCATCCCAATGTGGTGGCCATCCACCGTGTGGGTGAGGTTCGGGGACAGCCGTATCTGGTGTCCGAGCTTGTGCGGGGTGAGCCGCTGGACCGGTTGGCGGTGCCGCTGGAGGGGCGGCAGGTGTTGACGCTCGCGGTGGGGCTCTCGCGGGGGCTCGCCGCCGCGCATCGGTGCGGAGTGCTGCATCGGGACATCAAGCCCGCGAACGCGATTCTCTCCGAGGACGGAGAGGTGAAGCTGCTCGACTTCGGGCTCGCGGAGTCGCTGACGGGGGAAGGGGGTCCGCGCGCCTGGGCTGGGAGGGCGAGCCTCGGAGGTGCAGCCTCGGAGGTGCGCGACACGGGGCGGGAGGCTCCGCTCGCGCTGATTGATACCGGGCGCGGAGATGAGTTCGCGAGCGACCCGGCGGCCGGTGTGGATGCAGCGGGGGGCTCGTACCCCGTGGAGACCCGGCCGCCAGCGCGGACGCCTCTGCCGACATCACCGGTCGACACACGGCCTATCGGACCGGCGACCTTCGCACCGAGCGATGCGCAGCGAGCGCTGGCTCAGCCAGCATCACCGGTCGACACGCGTCCCATCGGACGCACTGCTCCCGCGATTGAGTCGCACGAGGTGCAACGCGCGGTTGCGCAGCCAGCATCACCGGCAGACACGCGTCCCCTCGGACACACTGCTTCCGCGCATGACTCGCTCGATGCGCAGCAAGCGATAGCGCAGCCATCCACACCCGCTTCGCGCTTCGAGACACATCCGCTTGCACAGGCCGCTTCCGCGCATGAACAGGCGCACGATGAGCAACGGCCGCGGATTCAGTCATCGGCCCCAGCCTCACCTGTCGAGACGCGCCCGCATCAGACCGGTGACGGCCCACCCCCTTCGAGCCCCGCTCCCTTCGGCTCGCATCACGCGACCGCGCCTCGCGACATCGCGAGCCCCATCTCTCCATCCGCTCCAGGTGGCCCCTGGGACGGTGTGCCACTCGCCCTGCGCGCACAGCCCCGGCTCGTGCTCGATGTTCCCGGCACCCCGCTCTACCTCTCGCCCGAGCTCTGGCGCGGAGAGCCCGCCACCCGCGCCAGTGACATCTACGCGCTCGGCGTCCTCCTCCACGAACTGTGCACGGGCACCGCGCCTCATCAACACGTCCCCATCGAAGAGCTCGGCCGCGCCGTGCTCGAACAGCGGCCCCCCGCCCTCGCGGACCAACAGCTCGACCTTCCCTCGGGCCTCGCCGCCATCGTGGACCGCTGTCTCGCCCTGGACCCGACGCAACGCTTCGAATCCGGTGACGCGCTCCGCGAAGCCCTCGAGTCCCTCGCCCTCCCCACTCACGCCAGCCCCCTCCCCTCCGGCAACCCCTACCGGGGCCTGCGCACCTTCGAGGCCGAACACCGAGGCGTCTTCTTCGGCCGCGAAGCCGAGCTGCGTGAAGTCATCGACCGCCTCCGCGGCGAGCGCTTCGTCCTCCTCGCCGGAGACTCCGGCGTCGGCAAGTCCTCGCTGTGCCGCGCGGGCGTCGTGCCCGCCGTCTCCGGCGCCACTCGCGGAGACGATGGCCCCGCATGGACCCTCGTCTCGTGCACGCCCGGAAGACAGCCACTCGATGCCCTCGCGGATGCACTGGCCCCCGTGCTCGCCACCAGCGCGGAGTCCCTCCTCGCCCAGGTGAACACCGAGGAACCCGGCGCACTCGCACGAGCCCTGCGTCGCCGCCCCACCCACGCGGCCCCCGTCCTCCTCTTCATCGACCAACTCGAAGAGCTCGTCACCTTCTCCGACCCCCACCAGGCCGCGAAGCTCGCCGATGAGCTCGCGCTGCTCCTGCACCGAGCCCCACGCGTCCGCATCCTCGCCACCGCCCGCAGCGACTGCCTCACCCGACTCGCCGCGCTGCCCGGCCTGGGTGATGAGCTCCCTCGCGCCCTCTACCTCGTCCGCGCCATGTCCGAGCGGGGCCTGCGCGAAGCCGTCGAAGGCCCCGCCCGCGCCCTGGGCGTGCGCTTCGAATCCCCCGCCCTCATCGACGCCCTCGTCACCTCCGCCGCCCGCGCCGACGGCGGACTGCCCCTGTTGCAGTTCGCCCTCGAAGCCCTGTGGGAAGCACGCGACGTCCCGCGCGGAGTCATTCCCTCCGAGGCCCTCACCTCGCTCGGTGGCGTCGAGGGCGCCCTCGCCCGCCACGCGGACGCGGTGGTGGACCGCCTCCGCCCCGAGCAACGCCCCCGCGCCCGCGAGCTGCTCCTCGAACTCGTCACCCCCGAGGGCACCCGCCTGCGCCGCACCCGCGACGAGCTGCTGCGCGGCCCCGGCGATGACAGCGGTCGCGCCGTCCTCGATGGCCTCGTGCGAGGCCGCCTCCTCACCGCGGGCGAGGCCGAGAGCGGCGAAGGCGTCTACACCCTCGCGCACGAGAGCCTGCTCACCGGCTGGGACACGCTGCGCGGGTGGCTCGGCCAGGACGAGCAGCGCCGCGCCATCCGCCACCGCCTCGCGCGCGCCACCGCCGAGTGGGAGCGCCTGGGCCGTCCCACCGAGCTGCTCTACGCGGAGCGCCAGCTCACCGAAGCCCGCGCCGCGAACGTGGTCCCCGAGGACCCGACCCAACAGACCTTCCTCGCCCGCTCCCAGCAGAAGGCCCGCCGCCGCAGGCGCGCCCAGTGGACCGTCGCCATCGCCGCGCCCCTCGCGCTGCTGGCGGTGGTCGCCGTCACCCGCATCCAATCGCGCGCGCAGTTGGAGACGCGCATCACGAACCACCTCGACGAAGCACGACGCTTCCGCGAGGAGGCCTACCTCAAGGACACCCGCGCCCTTCAGCTCCGCGAGCAAGCCTTCACCCTCTTCGACACCCCCGGCCCCGAGCGCCGAGAGGCCGCCGAGGCGCTGTGGTCCCAGGTCCTCGCGGAAGAGCAAGCCATCGAGACGCTCTCCCTGCGAGCCCAGGCGGCGCTGGAGACCGCGTGGGGCCTGGACCCGGGAAGCGCTCGCGTGAATGGCCCCCTCGCGGACCTGCTCGTGGAGCGCGTGGCGCGAGCCGACCGCCAACGAAACACCGACCTGCGCGCCCAGCTCCTCGCCCGGCTGGCGACCTACGACACCTCCGGCGTCCGGCGGCACCAGCTCCAATCTCCCGCGCGCGTCTCGCTCACCACGTCCCCCGCGGGCGCACGCGTGTCGCTGCTGAACACCACGCCCGAACCCACGGAAGAAAAGGCACGCGACCTGGGACTGACGCCCCTGAGCAACGTGGAGCTGCCCACGGGCTCCCATCTCTTCCTCCTGGAAGCCCCAGGCCGGGTCCCCGTGCGAGTCCCCGTGCTGCTCGGGCCCGGAGAGGCCCTCGCGCTGAACCTCGCGCTCCCCACGCCCTCCTCCGTGCCCCAGGGCTTCGTCTACATCCCCTCCGGCCGCTTCCTCCAGGGCGCCGCCGAGAGCGAGTACCTGCGACGCGCCTTCTTCTTCGCGCCCCCGCTCCACGAGGTGAAGACCGGCGCGTATCTCATCGCGCGGCACGAGGTCACCTTCGGCGAGTACATCACCTTCCTCGAGACGCTGACGCCCGACGAGCGCACCGCGCGCATGCCGGGCTCGCGCCGCAGGCTCACCGTGGTGGACCTGGCCCAGGAGCAGGATGGCC is part of the Myxococcus landrumus genome and encodes:
- a CDS encoding nSTAND1 domain-containing NTPase; the protein is MSTPPGPLEPPREFEEYQVLRRLGRGAMGQVFLARDTLLDRLVAVKFIATPGGGLPDAVARARFFQEARAIARLQHPNVVAIHRVGEVRGQPYLVSELVRGEPLDRLAVPLEGRQVLTLAVGLSRGLAAAHRCGVLHRDIKPANAILSEDGEVKLLDFGLAESLTGEGGPRAWAGRASLGGAASEVRDTGREAPLALIDTGRGDEFASDPAAGVDAAGGSYPVETRPPARTPLPTSPVDTRPIGPATFAPSDAQRALAQPASPVDTRPIGRTAPAIESHEVQRAVAQPASPADTRPLGHTASAHDSLDAQQAIAQPSTPASRFETHPLAQAASAHEQAHDEQRPRIQSSAPASPVETRPHQTGDGPPPSSPAPFGSHHATAPRDIASPISPSAPGGPWDGVPLALRAQPRLVLDVPGTPLYLSPELWRGEPATRASDIYALGVLLHELCTGTAPHQHVPIEELGRAVLEQRPPALADQQLDLPSGLAAIVDRCLALDPTQRFESGDALREALESLALPTHASPLPSGNPYRGLRTFEAEHRGVFFGREAELREVIDRLRGERFVLLAGDSGVGKSSLCRAGVVPAVSGATRGDDGPAWTLVSCTPGRQPLDALADALAPVLATSAESLLAQVNTEEPGALARALRRRPTHAAPVLLFIDQLEELVTFSDPHQAAKLADELALLLHRAPRVRILATARSDCLTRLAALPGLGDELPRALYLVRAMSERGLREAVEGPARALGVRFESPALIDALVTSAARADGGLPLLQFALEALWEARDVPRGVIPSEALTSLGGVEGALARHADAVVDRLRPEQRPRARELLLELVTPEGTRLRRTRDELLRGPGDDSGRAVLDGLVRGRLLTAGEAESGEGVYTLAHESLLTGWDTLRGWLGQDEQRRAIRHRLARATAEWERLGRPTELLYAERQLTEARAANVVPEDPTQQTFLARSQQKARRRRRAQWTVAIAAPLALLAVVAVTRIQSRAQLETRITNHLDEARRFREEAYLKDTRALQLREQAFTLFDTPGPERREAAEALWSQVLAEEQAIETLSLRAQAALETAWGLDPGSARVNGPLADLLVERVARADRQRNTDLRAQLLARLATYDTSGVRRHQLQSPARVSLTTSPAGARVSLLNTTPEPTEEKARDLGLTPLSNVELPTGSHLFLLEAPGRVPVRVPVLLGPGEALALNLALPTPSSVPQGFVYIPSGRFLQGAAESEYLRRAFFFAPPLHEVKTGAYLIARHEVTFGEYITFLETLTPDERTARMPGSRRRLTVVDLAQEQDGRWRLNLRPASASYSVRDGERLRYGKRERRAEQDWLRFPVSAISFDDALAYVGWLDRTGRVPGARICTEHEWERAARGADGRRYPSGDWLSPDDANHDVTYGREPGGFGPDEVGSHPRSRSPFGVDDLAGNVWEWTRSSVDPTKPSAQGGSWYQSDLTAHSANRDRVEPTQREALIGLRVCATPRS